A genomic region of Mesobacillus jeotgali contains the following coding sequences:
- a CDS encoding glycosyl hydrolase family 28-related protein: MVMLDRNHDPKKNAELISQLSGKNININELVKETNELFKEASEDFRPLNTINNKGISSLFTNFGASLRRMIQTKSAFDNARNYETVVDINGNVFPEWMDKLNEEYKHLLKEINHEVHIEDFGAIGDGKTDCTEAFRMALGKGRVKVYIPEGIYVVKEIKLPSFTYLVGAGKKKTVIKLHDSAPKGRRLITNKNHRTGNRNVKVIGMTLDWNVERLGSVEKTSTWGNHSSCLLYANVKYGWVKDVEGVNPGLHCFDISSPLYNYYGDGYRARGGSEFIWIDNVNGYGFGDDGITTHHSDNIFISNCHMSDPSGKTHKKGFSNSNGIEIDDGSRNVWLLNNSTARCFGGVEIKAHHTSSAAHNVVIIGHLSVNDNRSYNFRHIGHHKENDPESKTAINIRAANIISYKPVHNELYANSSPRAMVVSAYKNVAVNHFMAIGDPSYDYGGEPAIAIQYRSRNIILKNLELSGFTNAGSDIKIFGGSNRADNVKIRNVISKHSAPKAIQIGKGVAIASVEKVYAEAVNGQSVIELAENKAVLMEVNSKGFKQVVLGQQQI; encoded by the coding sequence ATGGTAATGTTAGATAGAAATCATGATCCTAAAAAAAATGCTGAGCTGATTTCACAGTTATCAGGAAAAAATATAAATATAAATGAACTGGTTAAAGAGACAAACGAATTATTCAAAGAAGCAAGTGAGGATTTCAGACCATTAAACACGATAAACAATAAAGGTATATCTTCTTTATTCACTAATTTCGGTGCAAGCCTAAGGAGAATGATTCAGACTAAATCCGCATTCGATAATGCCCGAAACTATGAGACTGTGGTCGATATTAACGGCAATGTCTTTCCCGAGTGGATGGATAAATTAAATGAGGAATATAAACATTTACTGAAGGAAATTAATCATGAGGTTCATATTGAGGATTTTGGAGCAATCGGTGATGGTAAAACTGATTGCACGGAGGCTTTTAGAATGGCTCTAGGAAAAGGCCGTGTTAAAGTATATATTCCTGAAGGTATTTATGTGGTAAAAGAGATAAAGCTTCCTTCCTTTACCTATTTGGTTGGTGCCGGAAAAAAGAAAACGGTCATTAAACTTCACGACTCAGCCCCCAAAGGCAGGAGACTTATAACGAATAAGAACCATCGCACTGGAAATCGGAATGTAAAAGTAATAGGTATGACGCTGGATTGGAATGTTGAACGTTTGGGAAGCGTTGAAAAGACCAGTACCTGGGGAAATCATTCCAGCTGCCTGCTATATGCCAATGTAAAATATGGCTGGGTGAAGGATGTCGAAGGTGTTAATCCAGGGCTTCACTGCTTCGATATTTCATCTCCTCTATACAATTATTATGGCGATGGCTATCGGGCCCGTGGCGGAAGTGAATTTATCTGGATAGATAACGTTAATGGCTATGGTTTCGGCGACGATGGCATTACAACTCACCATAGCGATAATATTTTTATTTCTAATTGCCATATGAGCGACCCAAGCGGGAAAACCCATAAAAAAGGTTTTTCAAATTCGAATGGAATCGAAATAGATGATGGATCGCGAAATGTATGGCTATTAAACAATTCTACCGCAAGATGCTTTGGCGGAGTAGAAATCAAAGCTCATCATACTTCTTCTGCGGCACATAATGTTGTCATCATAGGACATCTATCTGTAAATGACAATCGTTCTTATAATTTCAGGCATATTGGCCATCACAAGGAAAATGATCCTGAGTCTAAAACAGCCATTAACATTCGAGCTGCAAATATTATCTCGTACAAGCCGGTTCATAATGAGTTGTATGCAAATTCCTCACCAAGGGCGATGGTAGTATCAGCATATAAAAATGTAGCTGTGAATCATTTTATGGCTATTGGAGATCCTTCCTATGACTATGGTGGTGAACCAGCGATCGCTATACAGTATCGTTCCAGGAATATTATTTTGAAGAACTTGGAATTGAGCGGGTTTACAAATGCAGGGTCCGATATAAAGATTTTTGGCGGCAGCAATCGCGCTGATAATGTTAAAATCCGAAATGTAATTTCAAAACATTCAGCACCTAAAGCAATTCAAATAGGTAAAGGAGTCGCTATCGCATCAGTTGAAAAGGTATATGCAGAAGCTGTAAATGGACAGTCTGTGATCGAACTGGCAGAAAATAAAGCCGTGTTGATGGAAGTTAACTCAAAAGGATTCAAGCAGGTGGTTCTGGGTCAACAGCAAATATAA
- a CDS encoding GNAT family N-acetyltransferase, whose translation MELKDVKLTKQMAKAFAIAEQECKQAGSPCLMPEHLLIGCLDDGSSPIKEAIQKSNIDIDVMKKSFNQSHENLSFEICTPFKMPISESANLVIEQAISYMRNYNQIYLNEGHVLKALIKSGQTGKLLTQEQKNILLSVATVSRDMHLDLAGYSPPKNLYSAIKMVSDGDAERLIQFINNEFGTRWTQSIKQALMIKHPSIYIAEDQSGEIVGFAAFDIHQTGYFGPMGVAKNKRALGIGESLLHVALEGMQRKGYKVIIIDDAGPIEFYEKTCNAKVIPLIK comes from the coding sequence ATGGAGTTAAAGGATGTAAAACTTACGAAACAAATGGCAAAAGCTTTCGCTATAGCAGAACAGGAGTGCAAACAGGCGGGCAGCCCATGCCTGATGCCTGAGCATCTTTTGATTGGCTGCTTGGATGATGGCTCCTCCCCAATAAAAGAGGCAATACAAAAAAGTAATATCGACATTGATGTTATGAAGAAATCATTTAACCAGAGTCATGAAAATCTTTCTTTTGAAATCTGTACACCCTTTAAAATGCCAATTAGTGAATCTGCAAATCTAGTGATTGAACAAGCAATCAGCTATATGAGGAACTACAATCAAATTTATCTAAACGAAGGACATGTCCTGAAAGCATTAATCAAGAGCGGACAAACTGGAAAGCTTTTGACTCAGGAACAGAAAAACATCCTTTTAAGTGTAGCTACAGTTTCTAGGGATATGCATTTAGATTTAGCAGGTTACAGTCCACCGAAAAATCTTTACAGTGCTATTAAGATGGTTAGTGATGGCGACGCCGAAAGGCTAATTCAGTTCATAAACAATGAGTTTGGCACCCGTTGGACTCAGTCTATCAAACAAGCGTTGATGATTAAGCATCCGTCTATTTATATCGCTGAAGACCAGTCAGGGGAGATCGTTGGCTTTGCTGCGTTTGATATTCATCAAACCGGCTATTTTGGACCGATGGGTGTCGCAAAAAACAAAAGAGCTTTAGGTATTGGGGAATCATTATTGCATGTAGCCCTTGAAGGCATGCAAAGAAAAGGTTATAAAGTTATTATCATTGATGATGCCGGACCAATTGAATTTTATGAGAAGACTTGTAACGCTAAAGTGATCCCGTTAATTAAATAA
- a CDS encoding YitT family protein, producing the protein MNSISEQALVQQQHKGITKTKLAKRIFFIIFGAVLMGVGIEEFLVPNKILDGGIVGISIILSHLTGLRLGLFIFVLNIPFFFIGYKQIGKTFALSTLLGITVLSLTTSFLHDWPVFTEDLLLATVFGGIVLGAGVGIVIRYGGSLDGTEILAILANRRLPFSVGEVIMFFNIFIFGTAGFVFGWDRAMYSILAYFIAFKTIDIVIAGLDESKAAWIISDHHKEIGDSILARLGRGVTYLTGEGAYTGDDKKVIFCVITRLEEAKLKSIVEELDESAFLAVGNIAEVRGGRFKKRNIH; encoded by the coding sequence ATGAACAGCATTTCAGAACAAGCCCTTGTACAACAGCAGCATAAGGGCATCACAAAAACCAAACTTGCAAAAAGAATTTTTTTCATCATATTTGGTGCTGTCTTGATGGGGGTTGGAATTGAGGAATTCCTAGTGCCGAACAAAATTCTTGATGGCGGTATTGTTGGTATCTCAATCATCCTCTCACATTTAACAGGCTTGCGCCTCGGCCTCTTTATATTTGTCTTGAACATTCCTTTCTTTTTCATTGGTTATAAACAAATTGGAAAAACTTTTGCATTATCCACCCTATTGGGAATCACGGTCTTATCTTTAACGACTAGCTTCCTTCATGATTGGCCTGTATTTACAGAAGATTTACTCCTGGCTACTGTATTCGGAGGAATTGTTCTCGGTGCTGGTGTAGGAATCGTCATTCGGTACGGAGGTTCGTTGGACGGTACTGAAATACTGGCGATTCTGGCTAATAGAAGACTGCCCTTTTCTGTAGGTGAAGTGATCATGTTTTTTAACATTTTCATCTTTGGGACAGCAGGCTTTGTGTTTGGTTGGGACCGGGCTATGTATTCCATCCTTGCCTATTTCATCGCCTTTAAAACGATTGATATAGTCATCGCAGGACTCGATGAATCGAAAGCTGCCTGGATCATAAGTGACCATCACAAGGAAATCGGTGATTCCATCCTGGCTCGTCTTGGCCGTGGTGTCACATATTTAACCGGCGAGGGCGCATATACCGGAGATGACAAAAAGGTCATTTTTTGCGTCATCACCCGTCTTGAGGAAGCCAAATTGAAATCCATTGTCGAGGAATTGGATGAGTCAGCATTCCTTGCTGTCGGAAATATTGCGGAAGTGCGTGGCGGCAGATTCAAAAAGCGGAATATCCACTAG
- a CDS encoding RDD family protein gives MNRPAGFWVRLGAGILDGLIIGVPLLIISYLVTGSAEENAFTSSLNLLYTLLVPVVWSGYTVGKKIVGVRIAKVNGEKLGFGTMLMRTIVAGLVYVLTLGIGFIVSAFMVGIREDKRAIHDFIAGTYVTYDKPDEIQYEQ, from the coding sequence ATGAACAGACCAGCCGGCTTTTGGGTAAGACTGGGTGCAGGAATTTTAGACGGATTAATTATCGGGGTGCCACTTTTGATTATTAGCTACTTAGTAACGGGTAGTGCGGAAGAAAATGCTTTTACCTCCTCACTGAACCTGCTATACACTCTGCTTGTTCCTGTTGTTTGGTCAGGATATACAGTAGGAAAGAAAATTGTGGGTGTGAGAATCGCGAAAGTGAATGGAGAAAAGCTTGGCTTTGGTACGATGCTAATGCGAACAATCGTTGCCGGACTCGTTTACGTACTTACGTTAGGGATCGGTTTTATTGTCAGTGCCTTCATGGTAGGCATCCGTGAGGACAAAAGAGCAATCCATGATTTCATAGCTGGAACATATGTAACTTATGACAAACCAGATGAAATTCAATATGAACAATAA
- a CDS encoding M48 family metallopeptidase, protein MTEEAFNEKKLVHKNENKYFWIVLSISIASYILFALSIVGLFIIAAFLMTSLLLHALMIGQIRLNAVKISGNQFPLIHSTVEDLCVKMGIKRTPDIYVMQSGGIMNAFATRFFGRNMIVVYSEIFDLIEQNAEDELHFVLAHELAHIKRNHLGKMMFILPSMWIPGVAEMYLRACEYTCDRYAAFYAGNPAAAKNGLTMLAIGKVLFRSVNKAEYLEQINQEKGFVVWLAEMLSTHPPLPKRINEISAFFGEADSVIIHSKKSKGLFAFLAAAVLLTGLALVGGIMVFKEIGTAFLAEEEYYEEDIEVSTLIDAVISGNTKKVDSLIENGEDIHQIDYNGYTALDWAVMDDNIQMVQLLLDLKADPNFESDYGMTPFMTASEKGTASMIKMLHDAGGDPNYQEMSAGYTALTYAVFSGEIETVRLLIQLGADIQLKDYSGMTARMHALQAGEQEIADLLK, encoded by the coding sequence ATGACAGAAGAAGCCTTTAACGAAAAAAAACTGGTACATAAAAATGAGAATAAATATTTCTGGATTGTGTTAAGTATTAGTATTGCTTCTTACATTCTCTTTGCATTATCCATTGTAGGACTATTTATTATTGCTGCATTCCTGATGACTTCATTGTTGCTTCATGCATTGATGATTGGTCAAATCCGGCTTAACGCAGTGAAAATAAGCGGAAATCAATTTCCGCTTATCCACTCTACGGTTGAAGATCTATGTGTCAAAATGGGAATAAAGCGCACTCCAGATATTTACGTGATGCAATCTGGCGGCATAATGAACGCCTTTGCGACGCGCTTTTTCGGAAGGAATATGATTGTTGTTTACTCCGAAATTTTCGACCTTATTGAACAAAATGCCGAAGATGAGCTTCATTTTGTTCTGGCCCACGAATTGGCTCATATAAAACGAAATCACCTTGGCAAAATGATGTTCATTCTTCCATCCATGTGGATACCAGGGGTTGCAGAAATGTATCTGCGCGCTTGTGAGTATACTTGTGACCGCTATGCGGCCTTCTATGCTGGAAATCCTGCAGCCGCGAAAAACGGACTTACTATGCTGGCAATTGGGAAAGTCTTATTTAGAAGTGTGAATAAAGCAGAATACCTAGAACAAATCAATCAGGAAAAAGGATTTGTGGTCTGGCTGGCAGAAATGCTATCTACGCATCCACCGCTTCCAAAAAGAATAAATGAAATCAGTGCCTTCTTTGGTGAAGCCGATTCAGTCATAATTCATTCCAAAAAATCAAAAGGACTGTTTGCTTTTTTGGCTGCGGCAGTTTTGCTTACTGGTTTGGCCCTGGTTGGCGGAATTATGGTCTTTAAAGAGATCGGTACAGCATTCCTTGCTGAAGAAGAATATTATGAAGAAGACATAGAAGTATCTACTTTAATTGATGCAGTTATCAGTGGAAATACGAAGAAGGTTGATAGCTTAATAGAAAATGGGGAAGATATCCACCAAATAGACTATAATGGATACACTGCACTGGACTGGGCTGTTATGGATGATAATATCCAGATGGTTCAATTGCTTTTGGACTTAAAAGCCGACCCAAATTTCGAATCTGATTATGGCATGACACCATTCATGACTGCTTCTGAAAAAGGAACTGCGTCAATGATCAAGATGCTGCATGATGCTGGCGGTGATCCAAACTATCAGGAAATGAGCGCTGGCTATACAGCGCTGACATACGCCGTATTCAGTGGGGAGATTGAAACAGTAAGACTATTGATACAGCTGGGGGCAGACATCCAGCTGAAAGATTATTCGGGTATGACTGCGAGGATGCACGCTTTGCAAGCAGGTGAGCAAGAAATCGCAGATTTATTAAAATAA
- a CDS encoding YwbE family protein, whose product MSNRKDGRNRNEIKSGLKVNIVLKTDQKTGKLTQGIVKDLLTNSSTHPHGIKVRLEDGQVGRVKEILE is encoded by the coding sequence ATGTCCAATAGAAAAGATGGAAGAAACCGAAATGAGATCAAATCCGGCCTGAAGGTAAATATTGTCCTTAAAACTGACCAGAAAACAGGAAAACTTACTCAAGGCATCGTAAAAGATCTCCTTACCAATTCCAGCACGCACCCCCACGGCATAAAAGTAAGGCTTGAGGACGGACAGGTTGGCCGTGTAAAGGAGATTTTGGAGTAG
- a CDS encoding FUSC family protein, protein MITLGPRVLKTGVAVALALYITEWIGLEPPVFAAIAATFTIQPSIYRSWKQVLEQFQANTLGAIIAIASIYLFGNNPFVIGFVTVVVIIISLKLKMESSISLSLITVLIMMSSHDFNGILTAANKFIIVLVGMGSAFLVNLIVSPPNFNKNFTETMNNSFRTMSLLLRTAISNELTEKTFQDQWSQLRKNVAKLEDLYKILDEERKKISKVKPLDVRELVVFKQMLACLQQGLRLLDIVEDHFFQSRPEREDTNEFDEQFEDLIQYHEMILLKYSGKIRELDMESMLKQSGSFLESIMEDRSTNRNDRLRLTIIGSAIYDYAFQLDRLNELIDQYQNRKEDTENTRGLFKGINFFKRNRN, encoded by the coding sequence ATGATTACTTTAGGTCCAAGAGTTTTAAAAACAGGAGTGGCCGTTGCACTTGCTTTATACATAACAGAGTGGATTGGCTTGGAGCCCCCGGTTTTTGCTGCAATCGCAGCAACCTTTACAATCCAGCCATCGATTTATCGATCATGGAAACAAGTATTAGAGCAATTCCAGGCTAATACACTCGGTGCGATCATCGCGATTGCATCCATTTATTTATTCGGGAACAATCCGTTTGTCATTGGATTTGTTACTGTTGTGGTAATTATCATTAGCTTGAAGCTTAAAATGGAAAGTTCAATATCTTTATCGCTAATCACAGTTTTAATCATGATGAGTTCACATGATTTCAACGGAATTTTAACAGCAGCAAACAAATTTATCATTGTCCTTGTAGGGATGGGGTCTGCTTTCCTTGTTAATTTAATTGTCTCGCCACCAAATTTCAACAAGAATTTTACCGAAACAATGAACAATAGTTTTAGAACCATGTCCTTGCTACTCAGGACAGCCATATCGAATGAACTGACAGAAAAAACATTTCAGGATCAATGGAGTCAATTGAGAAAGAACGTAGCCAAGCTTGAAGACCTTTATAAAATACTTGATGAGGAAAGAAAGAAAATTTCAAAGGTTAAACCTCTAGATGTGAGGGAATTGGTGGTGTTTAAGCAAATGCTTGCCTGCCTTCAGCAAGGCTTAAGACTCTTGGATATCGTTGAAGACCATTTTTTTCAAAGCCGTCCTGAACGGGAGGATACAAATGAATTTGATGAACAATTCGAAGACCTGATTCAATACCATGAAATGATCCTCCTTAAATATTCGGGAAAAATAAGAGAGCTAGATATGGAAAGTATGCTGAAACAAAGCGGATCATTCCTTGAATCGATCATGGAGGACAGGTCAACAAATAGGAATGATAGATTGCGGTTAACGATCATTGGTTCTGCGATTTATGACTACGCTTTTCAGCTTGACCGTCTGAATGAGTTGATTGATCAGTATCAAAATAGGAAAGAAGATACTGAAAACACCAGAGGACTTTTTAAAGGAATAAATTTTTTTAAAAGGAACCGAAACTAA
- a CDS encoding Cof-type HAD-IIB family hydrolase, which produces MINKKPDIKLIALDMDGTLLDERHEVSEENRLAIKEAEKRGVRVVLSTGRSLKTARDYVISLELSSYLVTINGGEIWGPNGELVQRSIVDTEHVQWMYELSQKHQTGFWATSSENVWRNDMPEDLFSQEWIKFGFHIEADEIRESVLKELKEKGLFEISNSSLKNIEVNALGINKARGLQKVCDLLEISMENVMAVGDSLNDIAMITEAGLGVAMGNAQETVKEAADDITGTNRESGVAQAIQKWVLS; this is translated from the coding sequence TTGATTAATAAAAAGCCGGATATCAAACTAATTGCATTGGATATGGATGGAACGCTTCTGGATGAGCGACACGAGGTATCTGAGGAAAATAGACTGGCAATCAAAGAAGCCGAAAAAAGAGGGGTACGTGTTGTTTTAAGTACCGGACGCAGTCTCAAAACAGCAAGGGATTATGTAATCTCGCTGGAGCTGTCGTCTTATCTAGTAACGATCAACGGTGGAGAAATCTGGGGACCGAATGGGGAATTGGTGCAAAGAAGCATTGTAGATACCGAGCACGTCCAATGGATGTATGAACTATCACAAAAGCACCAGACAGGTTTTTGGGCAACAAGCAGTGAAAACGTCTGGCGCAATGATATGCCAGAGGACTTATTTTCCCAAGAATGGATTAAATTTGGCTTCCACATTGAAGCAGACGAAATAAGAGAAAGTGTTCTCAAAGAGTTAAAAGAAAAGGGATTATTCGAAATTAGCAACTCAAGCCTAAAGAATATTGAAGTCAATGCACTGGGTATCAATAAGGCCAGAGGATTGCAAAAGGTTTGTGATTTATTGGAGATTTCTATGGAAAATGTCATGGCAGTGGGAGACAGCCTTAACGACATTGCTATGATCACCGAGGCAGGTCTTGGAGTAGCAATGGGCAATGCCCAGGAAACTGTAAAGGAAGCTGCTGACGATATTACAGGTACTAATAGAGAGAGTGGAGTTGCCCAGGCAATCCAAAAATGGGTCCTCTCATAA
- a CDS encoding DMT family transporter, with protein MGPILLGILAAFFFAFTFVLNQSMELSGGSWIWSASLRYIFMIPFLLAIVAARRNLKPVIQNIKQNPYPWFLWSFVGFVLFYAPLTYAAAFSPGWLIAGTWQITIISGALLSPLFYENKMTTEGLVTVRAKIPFRGLGMSIIILAGILLMQLEHARHIPIEIVFLGVIPVFIASFAYPLGNRKMMEVTNGNLDAYQRVLGMTLASVPFWLLLALYGFLKEGAPTMNQSLQSLLVAITSGVVATVLFFKATDLVRGNMQKLAAVEATQAAEVLFALAGEFFILSLPLPTPLSWIGISLVMLGMALHSYSTIRRKEGQMKISA; from the coding sequence GTGGGACCAATTTTATTAGGTATTTTAGCGGCCTTCTTTTTTGCATTCACCTTTGTTCTGAATCAATCTATGGAATTATCGGGGGGCAGCTGGATATGGAGTGCCTCACTTAGATACATATTCATGATTCCATTCCTTTTGGCGATCGTGGCAGCAAGGAGGAATTTAAAGCCAGTAATCCAGAATATCAAACAGAATCCATATCCATGGTTCCTTTGGAGCTTCGTTGGCTTTGTCTTGTTCTATGCACCCCTTACATATGCTGCCGCCTTTTCACCAGGCTGGTTGATTGCAGGCACATGGCAAATCACGATTATATCAGGTGCTTTGCTCAGTCCCTTATTTTATGAAAACAAAATGACCACTGAAGGTTTAGTAACTGTCAGGGCAAAAATACCTTTTAGAGGACTCGGTATGTCTATAATCATTTTAGCAGGGATACTGCTTATGCAACTTGAGCATGCGAGGCATATACCAATCGAAATTGTTTTTCTCGGAGTGATCCCAGTATTTATTGCATCTTTCGCCTATCCATTGGGAAATAGAAAAATGATGGAAGTAACCAACGGCAATCTTGATGCATATCAACGTGTCCTTGGAATGACGCTGGCCAGTGTGCCATTCTGGCTGCTTTTAGCTCTATATGGTTTTTTGAAGGAGGGTGCTCCTACAATGAACCAAAGTTTACAGTCCCTTTTAGTAGCCATCACCTCTGGCGTGGTAGCGACGGTTTTATTCTTTAAGGCTACAGATTTAGTGAGGGGCAATATGCAGAAGCTTGCTGCCGTTGAAGCAACCCAGGCAGCGGAAGTGCTTTTTGCTTTGGCAGGGGAATTTTTCATCTTATCACTGCCTCTGCCAACTCCCTTATCCTGGATTGGAATCAGCCTCGTTATGCTAGGAATGGCACTCCACAGCTATTCAACAATAAGGAGAAAAGAAGGACAAATGAAAATCAGCGCGTAG
- a CDS encoding cation:proton antiporter: MNLTLAIGLFLLVLFFIGMIGIKLIKIPDILLYILLGLILSLVIKESKVIEVAGEIGLVLLFFILGMKFPVNRLITNSAKVWRGGLLDAFLGIVVTAGISLLFGLDWVSSLIVGGIVYATSSSITAKLLVDKKRDENKESEFMLLILVFEDLIAPILVTVLIGLSGKGFTVTDFGMILLKIVLLAGIAVFFARVVFKKAESILKEIDQDDIFIVMITGIALTYGGIAMLLGLSEVIGAFLAGMMLSELSIKEKVEKAALPVRNIFLPFFFLNFGLHIEMTSDIPYLGLLIVLVLWSLIHKLIVGYIGGQWYGLSRSDSLKAGLSLTQRGEFSVIIAALATGELKIFASIYILVIAIIGTIMFQLAPRLNKLIVEKVQEKSS; this comes from the coding sequence TTGAATTTGACTCTAGCCATTGGACTGTTTCTATTAGTGCTTTTCTTTATTGGTATGATCGGAATCAAATTAATAAAAATACCCGATATATTATTATATATTTTGCTTGGTCTCATTTTATCCTTGGTTATTAAGGAATCTAAGGTAATTGAAGTTGCCGGAGAGATTGGTTTAGTTTTGTTATTTTTCATATTAGGCATGAAGTTTCCTGTCAACAGGCTTATTACTAATAGTGCCAAGGTATGGAGAGGCGGTTTGCTGGATGCTTTTCTCGGAATTGTTGTGACTGCAGGGATTAGCCTGCTGTTCGGACTGGATTGGGTGTCATCATTAATTGTCGGTGGTATTGTCTACGCCACAAGCTCCTCTATCACAGCAAAACTGCTTGTAGATAAAAAAAGAGATGAAAACAAAGAATCAGAATTCATGCTCCTTATCCTGGTTTTCGAGGATCTAATTGCGCCTATTCTTGTAACCGTACTGATTGGCCTTTCTGGAAAAGGATTTACGGTAACCGATTTTGGGATGATCCTCTTGAAAATTGTTCTTCTCGCAGGAATTGCGGTGTTCTTCGCAAGGGTGGTCTTTAAAAAGGCCGAATCAATTTTAAAAGAGATTGACCAAGATGATATCTTTATTGTGATGATTACGGGGATTGCGCTAACTTACGGAGGTATCGCAATGCTGCTCGGCTTGTCAGAGGTGATCGGGGCCTTTCTTGCAGGAATGATGCTTTCAGAGCTTTCAATTAAGGAAAAGGTTGAAAAGGCGGCATTGCCAGTAAGGAATATCTTCCTTCCATTTTTCTTCTTGAACTTTGGTCTTCATATTGAAATGACAAGTGACATTCCGTATTTAGGACTATTGATTGTTCTTGTATTGTGGTCATTGATTCATAAATTGATTGTAGGATATATTGGAGGACAATGGTACGGCCTTTCAAGAAGTGATTCCTTGAAGGCAGGCCTATCTCTCACACAAAGAGGAGAATTCTCCGTAATTATAGCTGCGCTGGCAACCGGAGAGTTAAAAATTTTTGCCAGCATTTATATCTTGGTAATTGCCATAATAGGAACAATCATGTTCCAGCTGGCACCGAGGCTGAATAAGCTGATCGTTGAAAAAGTGCAAGAAAAGAGCAGTTAA
- a CDS encoding STAS domain-containing protein yields the protein MNPTSEVANELQQNSETLAKEMVGSILELIGVEIPKQEIDQAIIVYTEYLKFLGDSIKNKDETTSQGLLEWSQQNGEREAAKGGRISDILFRYPPTRIVFIDKMAEISLKHDVNTEDLIWINKRVNNMLDISINETVFAFERQTSKLMKEVQDEVDILSTPVVPVQENVSVLPLVGKMDHDRARLIMERAIPLVAEQKVQSLIIDFSGIVTIDATIAKHIFDIHNVLRLLGVDSIATGMRPELAQAAVEGGVDFSNIKTFATVKQAIDSINIEM from the coding sequence GTGAATCCAACTTCAGAAGTAGCAAATGAATTACAACAAAACTCCGAAACACTCGCAAAGGAAATGGTAGGTTCCATACTTGAATTAATAGGTGTCGAGATACCGAAGCAGGAAATTGACCAGGCAATTATTGTTTATACTGAGTATCTTAAATTCCTGGGTGACTCTATTAAGAATAAAGATGAAACAACTTCTCAGGGACTTCTAGAATGGAGCCAGCAAAATGGAGAACGCGAAGCAGCTAAAGGCGGCAGGATTTCTGATATCCTATTCAGGTATCCGCCTACAAGAATTGTTTTCATTGATAAAATGGCAGAAATTAGTTTAAAGCATGATGTTAACACGGAAGATTTAATTTGGATCAATAAAAGAGTGAACAATATGCTTGATATAAGCATTAATGAAACCGTATTTGCTTTTGAGAGGCAAACGTCGAAACTGATGAAGGAAGTCCAGGATGAAGTGGATATATTATCAACTCCAGTCGTCCCGGTACAGGAAAACGTGTCAGTGTTGCCTTTAGTAGGGAAAATGGACCATGACCGGGCAAGGTTGATAATGGAAAGGGCAATTCCGTTGGTAGCAGAGCAGAAAGTACAGTCTTTAATCATTGATTTTTCAGGAATCGTCACAATAGATGCAACGATTGCCAAACACATTTTTGATATTCACAATGTATTGCGGCTGTTAGGAGTGGATTCAATTGCTACTGGAATGAGGCCAGAGCTCGCCCAGGCTGCAGTTGAGGGTGGAGTGGACTTTTCAAATATCAAAACCTTTGCAACCGTAAAACAGGCCATTGATAGCATCAATATAGAAATGTAA